The Calypte anna isolate BGI_N300 chromosome 1, bCalAnn1_v1.p, whole genome shotgun sequence region TAATTTATCAAGACACTGGTAGAGCTGAGTGCCtgacctttttttgtttatttgaaagTCTTTTTATAATCTCTAAAGagcttgtttgttgtttttttttttccctgaagataCTGAGTATCTGTAGTGCCCTCTGGCTGCACTTCGTTTATAAATATTTGACACTCAATATAGCTTGAAAACTagttcataatttttcttcttaacttTCTTACAGTTGTCAAGGTGACTTTGTAGTTACAAAACAGCAGAGTACATGAAGTTTGTCATGTAAGCTGGAAATGCAAGGGGAGCACTTGGCTTTCAGCTCTTATACCGGATCATACTGACAACTTTCTGGCTTTTATCCTGCACTGTTCAGAAACCTAGTGCATTGTGTCAACCTCAGCAGTTGCAGGGCACTTTGCTGATTAGAACGCACATATTTTCCAACATTCAAAGTTGAAAATTTAAGATAtgcaatgttttctttcagctgtttatGCAGCAAGGTTGTTCCTTTTGTGTCTGAGCCCTGGAGGAGAGAGGCAGTTTAGTCTGAGATTTGTAGAACCCACATTGCTAAATATTGAATATGTTACTCTGGATTTGACTCTGACAGTCCCTAAGAGCAGGGCCAATCTCTTGAGTGACATAGAAGTAGAAATGTGGAAGAGTGTTTTAGGCTCAAGAAAAGATTCCAGCCTCCTAGTTTTCCTGAGACAGACAGCTTTTGGAGGGATTTATCACTGTGGCACTCCCAAGGTCCAGAAATCAATAAGTTTTAATTCCTCTATGACTCTCTACACAAGTCTTATATTAACAGGAGTTGTCAAATATTACTGTTATAATAGTATTGTATGTTTTGATCTTTTATTGTTAATTATATGTTTCCTGGAATAAAAACTCACCATAAAATTGGTGGAGGGGTTAGTTTACACATCGAAAACCAATACTATTTGGCTGCAgaattttcctgctgctttgaaACACAGGTCTCATCAAAAAGACTTAAGTTAAGTGTTTGGCTTCTGCTAAGAAAGTGAATGCTTTTCCTAAACGGAAGTATAATTTTTCTAGATAGTCACTGTTGGTCTTTCTTGCAGATTGCAAGGACTCACTAAGAAAAGAACCATCCCATGCATAAAGACAGGTAAAGATTTTCTGTTTGGGTTATTTCGACATGGGTGCTCTGTTGAAATATTTGACAGTTATGAAACTTGGGGATATCTTCACTACTTCAGGCAGTTTGTGGGAGCCCAGGATCCAAGGTAAAAGTCTAGATGATACAACTCTGCTTGTGAGCTTTAACCCATGGATGGAGGCAGCCCGATACCAAATTCATGTTGACCAGTTTCCTAAATGAGAAGAAGTGTAAAATGATCACACGCGATTTCACTGGGGTAATTATCTTATGTTATATCCTTTGTGGTAATTTAGACAAATCACTACTAAACAAAGACTTGGAGCCATGATGTAGGAGGAGTGACAAATATGCTTGTTCAGCAATTTTCAGTGAAttatttcacagatttttaattaactttgtGAATGGAAACTTCAGAATTTTGGTGGATAAAAGATGTAAAAGAGATATTTGACTGTCTGAGCTTTATTATCTTTGTCAAGCCAACACCTGGGGATAAGACTAAACAATCAATCAAAATTGAGGTTTCAGTAAGTCATTTGTGTAGTTTATCAAATGTGATGGGGGGTTTAATTACATCTTTTAGATCAAGATGGGTGGTTTTTGTAACACATATTTCTATCAATTGAGAATCTGTTCCTGTAGGTTTTACAGCCTGTGTTGCTGTGAATCTTAAAGTAGATCTAGGGTGTTCCCTTTCAGGCATCTGAGGAAGGAGAAATGCTGAATATTTGGTACCAGTCCCCACCCTTCCCTGGGAGAACGGTGGATATATTGGCATTCAATTTTGCTTAatcttttcattcctttcatACTTAAATCCCTTCAAATGTCATGCACTAATATGCCTTTTATTGTGTCATTTATAACTGACAGAGCTGGTACAGTTAGGTGCATATTTCCCTGGCATAGAGGAATATACCTCATTTTGAAGTATGTATCTGCAAGGTTATTGTTAAAGAATAGTATTTAGATTGCCATTATACTGATTGTATACAGCAGGTAACAAAGACAACTTACTTGCATGTTCTACTTGCAGAAATGTTGACAGCATTTTAATTATACAAGGGAGCCTATTAATATCTACTAATATCTACACATTAATAACACTTACATTACTAAGAAACTATAAGTTTAAGTTAGCACATTTGAAGTTATAAAATGTACATCTTTAATAGTTTCCTGTTACCTGTGCAGCCTTAGGTTGGTTGTCCTTAATTTTATTACCATGTCTGTTACGCAGGGCACTTGCAGTGATGGTGGCCAAAACCATTTATCCCATTTGTTCTCTGTGGGTTTCTtgttctaaataaataaataaattaattaattaattgaaaTACCTGCTTATTTGGAGCCCTATCATATTCTTATGTtcagttcctttctttttcctgctttcattctgttttcttccttcccttatAATTTGCATCTGAATTTCTACAGAGTGGACTGCAACAGCAAGTGAATGTCACAATCAAAATAGAGAAGAATATAAGAATTGCTGCAACTATGAAATACAGGTAGGTTCACCAACAAGGCAGTGAGCAGCTGAGGAATACTATGCTTTTTGCACAGTGTTTTGTTCTAAGACTGGCCAATTCCTAATTGCCTCTTTTAGGTGAATTGTGATTATGgatgaacaattttttttttatggagaTGTTCTCTGCAGACATTGGATTTTCCTTAATATGGGTCTGTCAAGTTGTAGACTATGGAGTGGGAATGGCATTGGTTTTTAAATGTATACTGTAAAAATTCTCAATTAATCTTGTTTTCTAAAGGGAAATTGGAATTCCGTGTCTCTGCTAAAATATAGGAAATGTTAGAGGCAGGGGAAAAGTAAAGTGgggaaaaattgcttttaagagtagcttctgttttctgaatttatttcaaCTGCAGATTCAGCCGTTCTTTGCAAACTGTGGCACAGACTGTCTGAGACACTCTGCTTTCATCCCATGTTCACCAGCTCCAAGTGAGAACTGCTTTTCTGTAAATTAGATTTCCATGGTTTTACAGATGAGAGTTGAATTTCTAATCTAATTCTTGTCTTTTGCAGCTACAGACCCATCAGGTAAGAAGTTTTTCCAATACCCTGAAATTTTCGTGCTGCTCTTTTCCTGTCAAATAGAATAACAAAATGACCTGCCCTGGGAATGACCTGATGGGCAGGAAACGTCCCCTTGTAACACTGAATTCAGACTGAATTGTGTTAAGTGTTACTTCACCATGATGCAGCTTGGAAAGTTTTTGTATGCAGTGTGAACCCTAAAGAGCAAATTTTTACAGATACTTCACTTGCATAAAATTCTTTGAGAAGCAGTTTTGACAAGAAGAGTCTTAATATAAAATACTTTCTGTCACTTTGCTCAGTGTTAAAAAATTTGCATAGTATAAAGCAGCTTCTGGAGATAATAGCTTGCATATATTCATTTTTATGAACATCAAGATAAATCATGTGCATAATGATTTGACATCTTTTTTTAGCTTCAACAGCACCTGTAAGGAGCTAGTTTGtccaatatttaaaaagaagcacaTGTAGACTAAAAAATACATGACCCAAAAtgatggtttgggtttttttaatctgtttttttaagatagaCTACATGAGCAAGCAAGACATGGGTGGCATCCATGTCAAAGCTGGATAAACATTGTTTAGAGGAAGGATGttgctctgtatttttaatgtgctgGCACATATGGTTCTTTGTAGAGCAAGCTTGCTTCATCATGAAAGCAGGAATTAATTTTGAGAAGTGACAGTGCTATGTTGTAAGGGGAAGTGCTAGACTACCTGTGGTTTTGGGCAGGTTTAGGTTTCTTCTCCCTTGGCCCCTGCTGCTCAAGAAGCTTCTGTTCTTTGGTGAAACTGTAAAGCAATGTCCAAGCACTATTTTTATGCTGCAGGTGATATGATTATATGGCTCTACTGGTGTATCACTGGGATCTGTGTGTTACTGGTGGGATCTGTCATAGCAGGTGTGGTTTGTATGACCAAAAAACGAGCAGGTAAGACTTGCACTGGCTAGGAAGAAAAGACTTTCAGTgctatattttttcttacttctatAGCTCTTCctattgctgttttcttccttgctgtTCTAGTGTATGGCCACTGAGATAATGTCCATATAAACACCTTCTGCTTTACATCGTAGGACTTGTAGCATCTTAATACCATCCATCTAGTTATCTAAAGCCTTCCATGATTAAGCTTTCTGATACTCCATTTTCTTAGTGTTTCAGAGCTCATGAGGGGGAAAATTAGCTTCATAGTACAGGTCTTTGTTTCCTGCAGGTTACTACAGGTATCTTTTATTTTACTCCTGTACTGTGCAGGAGTTTTGAAGGACAAAAGCTTCCTGTTTGTCCAGAGTGTAGTCTTTCCCCTGTCCCTCAAAGtctaaaaaaatcccttttataGTTTTGTGATTTGAAATAATACTTTTCAATGaagatggaagaagaaaaacagggcACAAGTTGACAATGAGTGGGTTGGAAAACTGGGTTGTTAAGGGCTGATTCCTAGTCTTTTGTGCTACCACCATAAAGCAGCTAACACAGGGAAACTTTTCTACTCACTagatgctggggttttttacccaagagggttttttttttatctggaaGTCTTACGGAGAATTTCCTGACATCAAACCTTCATATAATATGTAGCTATAATGTTCTAGCAATCTTTTCAGAGAAACCTCTTAAGAAAAAGCTGTCTCTAAAAAAGCCTCTTCTACTTAGTAGAAGAACAATTGGAGTTCTTCTTGAGGCTGGCCAGATCTGGGGAAGATAGAGAAAATTGGTTTTGAGTGCATTCCTTCTCCTCTCAAAGGAAACATGTAGTGAGGTACATAACAAAATCAGCTGTAGAAGAGTCTTCATTCATTTAGTGTATCTTTTTCCATTAGGCTTCGTTCTCCCTGTGGTTTCATCTCTGCACAGCTAAAGGTTTCTTAGCTTAATCTTTGGAAGGGATTGTCATTTTAAGGGTTTCCtcttatttcatgttttcagaaCTGACAGTgactttctctctcttccaggACACCAGCAAGGGAAATGCAACCACAATGATTTGCAAACAGGTAAGGTGGTCCTGCCTGTGTTCTATCAAGTACACGTGGTGTTTTCTGTAAGTCTTACACAATTGTTCAGAAGGGGCTCTCATGGGCTCTAATACACTATAGGTGTTTCTCAAAACCAAAAGGTAACCTTAGAATCTTTCTGTTTACTAAAGGAAATTTTCCATATGGAATTTGGAATGTTGTATTTGTCAGAGGGGAGGCAATTGCTTGATAAAGTGGTGAGGCTTTTGACACATCTGGGTTGTACTAGCAAAAGAACCTTTGCTCATCATCTAAGCCATAGCAATAGGAGAGAGTTTTGGGTGGGTGCACTCAGCTTTCCAACAGAGAATATAGCTATGCATGTTGGCCTTTTGAAGCTGGTGTATTATTTTTGTGTGGTGAAGTTCCCTGAACCATCCAGGCATTATTATAAAACATAGCTCCACTGCCTGAACCTTCATATTAAACTTCTAAAATGTTGTCTGCATTTGTTGCCAAAATAGCTTCGAAAGTGGTAGTTTCTAGAGCCTTTTGTTAATATTCACTTATGGTGATTGCTGCTGGCTCGCACTCGTAGCATTTTAGGAATGTTgttgaaacaaaaatgtttgcCTTTCAGCAGCAACATATACCAACCTTCCTCTACCACCCTTGAAGCCCCGAAAGGTTTGGATTGTGTACTCTGCTGATCACCTGCTGTATGTGGACGTGGTGCTGAAGTTTGCAGAGTTTCTGATGACAGTCTGTGGCACTGCTGTAGCCTTAGATCTGCTAGAAGATCATCAGATCTCAGAGTTAGGGCCATTACCCTGGCTTACTCGacagaagaaggaaatggaagaCTTGTCTTCAAAGATCATCATCTTGTGCTCGCGGGGAACCCAGGCTAAATGGCAGGCCATGCTTGGGAGTGAGCCAGTGTGTCTCAAACAAGATCAGCAAAAGCCAGTGGGAGATCTGTTCACCCCAGCCCTGAATTTGATCCTGCCAGATTTCAAGAAGCCAGCCTGTTTTGGAATGTATATAATCTGCTATTTTGAGGGGATAACTAGTGAGAAAGATATCCCTGATCTGTTCAACGTCACATCCAGGTATCAACTGATGGACAAGTttgaagatatttattttcGGATTCAGGATTTGGAGAAGTTTGAACCTGGGCGCATCCATCGAATCCAGGAAATCACAGCTGAAAATTACATTGATACCCCCAGTGGGAGGAAGTTGAAAGACGCGGTGCTAAAGTTCAAAAACTGGCAGACAGAGCACCCAGACTGGTTTGAAAATGAAACCATCTGCTTAGATAATGAAGAAGAGTTGCAGTCTCTAAACAGAGAGAGCCAGGTGGATTCACTGCTAAGTGAACCGGGTGGAATTGTGAAGCACCAACTGCACCTGCGGGAGCCTGACCCAAACTGCTGTTATGTCATTAACCTCCATATGCATGAAGATGAAAGTGGAGGCTGTAAAACTGCAGCCTCAACTTAATCCACGTGAGGACCTGACTTCTCAGACCATGGTCCTTCCTGTGGATGAGTTCCTCTAGTTCACGTAGTGGAGCCTGTGTCTTCcatgaaaatcagaaatactTGGTCATTGTGTGCTGAGTAATGAGGACTGTATGGAAGGAGTTCCTCTTCTGGAGACAAGCTTTTCTATGAGGAACAACATCATCCTCCATGATGACTCCAGAGTTTCAGCAATTGATGACCAGAGTCCTGCAAGCCTCTCAGGGTCAACTGAGACACCATCTGAACGGACTCATGTACTCTCTTTATCAGCACAGTGTTGTTTCCTTCAGAGCCATCCTCTGCCAAGAGGAGGCTAACAAGCAACACCAGTTGGTCTTTGATGACCAATGCAAAGACCAAAGACAGTCAGTGCAGTCAGACCAGGGCTACATCTCTAGATGTTCTCGTCTGCCTCCTGAGGACCttgtggaagaggaggaggaagaagaggaggaggaggaggatcaGGAAAAACAGGAGATCTTCCAAGAACTCTCTCCAGAAGTTTTAAACAGTCTAAAGAGCCTCCAGCAGCAGTTATTTTTCCAGGACATTCAACGGAGCTCTGACTGGGGGGTATGCAGCTGAGGTGATGGAAAATGGCCAATCTTTGAAGGACTGTTAGGTTCCATTTGAACTACAGGAATGGAAGGTGGTACCATGCACAGTGCTGAAACTGCATTTCCAGGACCATTCTTGTCCTTGTATTATAAATTACTTACTGGTGGGATTTTTCCATCTGCTGCTTGGTGGCAGGATTGTCCAGCAGACTTGGTAACATTGGTAAAAATATCTGTGGAGAGCAACAAGAAATAATAGCCAGCCATGTGAAAGAACAGACTAGTTCTGTTCCTTGAGGAATGTATTTCATTGAGTCCTCACTGATGGATAGCAAAGGAAGCTACTGTGGCTCATCCACTTGTGCCTTCAAAATGCCCTCCAGCTATACTGGTTCTACTGCACTGGATAAAAGTCATTGCCAGGGTTTGGAAATAGATTTAGGTAACAGGGCAACGCTTGCATTGGCAttttaatacacattttaaatattttgttgtaaACTCAGTGTAAAGATGAGTGCCTTAAACTTCAGTCAGGTTAGGGCTGTCTCTAACTGGCTGATAATGTGTatctggagattttttttttcttttaactacTCATTCATTCATTCTGAACTGTGTTTCTGTCGCCATTGAAATCGAATGGAAGAACTGAGCAGTAAGTGGACATAAACTTTTAATTAGGAGTCTCTGTAATTCTCCTATATCCCTGCTGGGAGGTGTACTTAAAAGCCGCCAAtaggggaaagaggggaaaagggacaATGGGCAAAATATGGAATTTGGGCATACTGTACAACTTTAAGAAGAATCTGGGACAGAATACAGAATAACTGAATCATGGAGTCTGGTAAATTCTCTAATGCACTGATGTTTGCTTTTGACATCATAGCACCAGGAAGTCTTGAACTAAAGAGGCAGATAGTGACACACAATTATGGAAATGAGAGACTATTTTGGAGGGGGAAAATTGtagcttcagcagctgctgttttagAGTGGAGGCTGAGCAAAAATGAGTGTAAGATGGACTTGCCTGGGTATAAATTCAAGTGAAGGTCTTCTAGGCTAACGTTTGTGAAAGAGTAATAGGCTAAGATGGGATCATCTTCCAGGTGCAGTGATAGTAACATATCATTCCAGTGTTTTTAAAAGTCTGGGCTTTGAAGTACTAGAAAAATTTTTCCCTGCAAGTGACTGCATGTTGGCCCATGTAGCACTGGCGGGGTAGTGGACTAGTCAAGGCTGGTGGTTTCCATATTTATGACAGTTTCTGCAGTCCAACCTGCTGGTTAACAGCTTGTGAGATGTAAATATGTCCAGGCCTTTCTCTTTTGTGTTCAGATAAGCTTGtcatcttcctctccttctaAGTTTACTTATCAATAAAACCTTAAGAGAATTTtacttcagctttttaaaaatctgtatcttGGAAGGTAATCTGCTCTTTGACTCACAACCAATGCTTtattatgtatattttataaatttatttgttATAAGGTGTGTTTTGttccttaaataaaaaaacGAGTAGTTTTGGATATTTTTACTTATGTCCTCAATTCTGTTGAATTCTCATGTTaacattccttaaaaaaaaaatctgagacaGAACCAAGAACCAGAACTGAACTGGTTGGCAAATAGCAAAACATCCTTGCCAAAGCACTATGCTGCTGGATACAGCTGAGGGCCCTCATGTGGAAAGTGCATGCTCCTTCAAAAtggatgttaaaaaaatgaaatgtttgtaATTTCTGTCAGGGCTGGCCAGTGAGACATGATTGTTGAGAAACTTGCTTTCTCTGTGGCAGGTGCCCAGCAAGGGTAACAAAGGGGACAGTCCATGCATAGATCCAAGGTTAAGACTGGGTGCTGCCTTTGTTCCTTGTCTGTACAGGACCCAGCCCAAAAGGAGCCAAGCAAGAGGCATCTGTGTTCTCAATGCTTCTCCAGTGAGAACCCGTTTCTCAGTTTATGTGAATAACTGTCATCTTGATGATCCCacttagttttcttttctctacagCAATTAACATGtaaaactgattatttttttcctctgagcctTTTTCAAGTGGTATGAATTCCTATAAGTCATTTAAATAGGAAGCTCTGAAGTGTCATCTGGATTTTCTTGTGTTAGTCATTCCCTTTTCAAGTAACTCCCTTGGTGCTACAGCTTTTAGAATTTACTGACACTTACAAGAAGTTTGAAGGAAAAATCGAGACACTATTTTAGCAATTCAACATGAGGAAATCAAGTAGTTGTACTACATCTGTTGGCTCCTGTATGCAAAATTGAATAGCCCAGCAATaattgaaggaagaaaagagcaaaatcaGTCACaagtttctaattttattttaacaatcttgctttttaaaaaatacaatttctgaTTAATGCCAGGGGGATGCCAAGTGCCTTGGCCAGAGGCCTTTTCTCTCACTTCAGTTTCCCCTCCTGGGAGTCGTCATCTCTCCTGTCAAGATAGCAAACAGAGAGCAATAGAATGCTTAACTGTATTACAAAGCTCCTACCAGAACACCATGGACATATGTCTTAGTATGGCACAACTTTGTTTAGCAAAGTGTTATTGACCTGGACCAGGAGTTTATGGTTGGGGGCTAACATGATAGGTGCACAAGGTGCATTGGATGAGGTATTCTTTGTACTTTAATGGTACCATTATCTTCTCTTCTGCAAGCTGATCTATTATGCAACAGAGGGGTTTAAATGTAAGTGAGAGCTCAATTACTAAAAAGAAGGGAATTCAAAAGGTTGGCCAGGCTTACAAACATGACATTGAAGAGCTTTAAATGTTTCTCTAAGTAACTGAACTGGCAGAAGAGCTGCCCTTTTAGTTCCAAGGGGACTTCTGTACAACCAACTACTTACTACGAGAGCTTCATGCTCTCCAAGCAGCACACTTACTAACAGCCTAGAAATCACAGCACTACAAAGAATCACTTTTTCTACAAAGGAATTCTACATAACAGAAGCACTGTCTTGCAGGGTCATCTGTCCCTGGCAACCTTTGCATCCACACACAAATTTAAACAGATTTCACTGTCAGTGGTTTGAATATGCTGTGGCTAGATAAATTTCAAATATGCCATTTTCTCAATACTATTTTAAATGGGAAAAGGCACTCACTGTTGAAACAGCAGCTTTGTGTGCTATGAAGAAGTATTGAAGTAAGACTTGTGTTCTGCTGTGattcttccagtgtctcagctTACACTTCAGTGTAAGGGATGTTCTTCTATGGACTTTCATGCTATTGGAAATTTGGCCATAGAAGCGTAATTCAGGATgaatagttttcctttttttaccttcaCCTTGTATTTTGGCAAAGTTTGGGAGTttattttgcttgatttttttgtctttagcTGTTTGCCTATGTATGAAATATTCCTAGGTACAGGTATCTCATTCTCTCTTGAACTAATACTGTAGTTCTTTCTGCGCCTTTACTATCTAATACTGAAAAAGGAAGGTGCAAGGAAACAAATATCTCTACAAACATAATATACCTGTAATTACACCTCCTTTGGCCAGGAGCTTAGCATCCCCTTGACACACTTCACATCACATAGGAAAAGTTCACAGTACCAAGTTTTACAATCACAGTCACTCACAGCACCAAGATTGTCCAGACAAAAAGAAGTTACTGAAGAAAAAGGCCACTGGCCCAAGTTCACACACTTGCCCACACAAGGGCTcaggttaaaaataaagcactggTGGGAAAATGAAACCTAGCCTTTGCTGATTCTCCATGTGGTGTGGGGAATAAGCAAGTCCTCCATCTTAGCTGCAGCTCTGAACAGAACAATGCTATTGCCCCATCTCTTCTAGGGGCTTTTCTAACCCTTTGAAACTCATCAACCACCCAAGAGCGAGGGCAGAAGAGCCCCACAGCACCCCCACTTCCACCTGG contains the following coding sequences:
- the IL17RA gene encoding LOW QUALITY PROTEIN: interleukin-17 receptor A (The sequence of the model RefSeq protein was modified relative to this genomic sequence to represent the inferred CDS: inserted 5 bases in 4 codons; deleted 4 bases in 4 codons); amino-acid sequence: MAGAGRLPLSLSLILLFCPIPPAGAALRLLLGAEPPFTCSQPDLNCLVRNSTCMEASWLQISQWTPSAPSSLHVSSDVFHQMDGNMLPVLRIEWKVATDASIWYLRGAELAVMQVNSNQQICAQFDFQNNLPLQVRPDGGRWNFTFDRFEVEPGQTYQVTVYHLPKLGVAGDHNCKSMALTMPDCKDSLXKRTIPCIKTGSLWEPRIQGKSLDDTTLLVSFNPWMEAARYQIHVTSFLNEKKCKMITRDFTGSGLQQQVNVTIKIEKNIRXCCNYEIQIQPFFANCGTDCLRHSAFIPCSPAPTTDPSGDMIIWLYWCITGICVLLVGSVIAGVVCMTKKRAGHQQGKCNHNDLQTAATYTNLPLPPLKPRKVWIVYSADHLLYVDVVLKFAEFLMTVCGTAVALDLLEDHQISELGPLPWLTRQKKEMEDLSSKIIILCSRGTQAKWQAMLGSEPVCLKQDQQKPVGDLFTPALNLILPDFKKPACFGMYIICYFEGITSEKDIPDLFNVTSRYQLMDKFEDIYFRIQDLEKFEPGRIHRIQEITAENYIDTPSGRKLKDAVLKFKNWQTEHPDWFENETICLDNEEELQSLNRESQVDSLLSEPGGIVKHQLHLREPDPNCCYVINLHMHEDESGGCKLQPQLNPREDLTSQTMVLPVDEXPLVHVVEPVSSMKXSEILGHCVLSNEDCMEGVPLLETSFSMRNNIILHDDSRVSAIDDQSPASLSGQLRHHLNGLMYSLYQHSVVSFRAILCQEEANKQHQLVFDDQCKDQRQSVQSDQGYISRCSRLPPEDLVEEEEEEEEEEEDQEKQEIFQELSPEVLNSLKSLQQQLFFQDIQRSSDWGYAAEVMENGQSLKDC